The following coding sequences lie in one Zingiber officinale cultivar Zhangliang chromosome 2B, Zo_v1.1, whole genome shotgun sequence genomic window:
- the LOC122049336 gene encoding formate dehydrogenase 1, mitochondrial-like, giving the protein MHVLITTPFHPVYVTAEKIKKAKNLQLLLTAGVGSDHVDLKAAADAGITVVEISGSNAVSVAEDELMRILILVRNFLPGYRQVIDGDWNVAGIAHRAYDLEGKTVGIIGAGRIGKLLLQRLKPFNCNLLYHDRLTISPELEKETGAKFEEDLDVILPKCDIVVINTPLTEKTRGMFDKERIGKLKKGVLIVNNARAAIMDTQAVVDACSSGHIAGYSGDVWNPQPAPRDHPWRYMPNHAMTPHVSGTTINSQLRYADGVKDTLDKYFKGEEFPAQNYIVKEGKLASQYQ; this is encoded by the exons ATGCATGTTTTGATCACGACTCCGTTCCATCCGGTTTACGTGACCGCGGAGAAGATAAAGAAAGCTAAAAACCTGCAACTTCTTCTGACCGCTGGGGTTGGCTCGGACCACGTCGATCTGAAAGCGGCAGCCGACGCAGGAATCACTGTAGTAGAAATCAGCGGAAGCAATGCTGTCTCGGTGGCAGAGGATGAATTGATGCGAATTCTCATCCTCGTCCGGAACTTCTTGCCTGGTTATCGTCAGGTGATCGACGGTGACTGGAACGTCGCAGGCATCGCGCACAGGGCTTACGATCTTGAGGGTAAGACTGTCGGCATTATCGGGGCGGGGCGCATCGGGAAGCTTTTGCTTCAGCGCCTGAAGCCTTTCAACTGCAATCTGCTTTACCATGACCGCCTCACGATTTCACCTGAACTGGAGAAAGAGACAGGAGCTAAGTTTGAGGAAGATCTTGATGTAATTCTCCCAAAGTGTGACATCGTCGTCATAAACACGCCTCTTACCGAGAAAACTag AGGAATGTTTGATAAGGAGAGGATCGGGAAGTTGAAGAAGGGAGTTCTCATCGTGAATAATGCTCGAGCTGCTATCATGGACACCCAAGCAGTCGTAGATGCTTGCTCTAGTGGGCACATTGCAG GTTATAGTGGCGACGTTTGGAATCCCCAGCCAGCTCCCAGAGATCATCCATGGCGGTACATGCCAAACCACGCAATGACTCCCCATGTATCTGGCACCACCATTAACAGCCAA CTGAGATATGCGGATGGAGTGAAAGACACACTCGATAAGTACTTCAAAGGAGAGGAATTTCCAGCTCAAAACTACATTGTCAAGGAGGGAAAGCTTGCGAGCCAATACCAATGA